In Paracoccus contaminans, the genomic stretch CGAGCGCATCAATCAGCGCCGCCAGCTTCTGCGCCGTCAGATCCTCATAGTAATCCTTGCCGATCTGGACCATGGGCGCGTTGGTGCAGGCGCCCAGGCACTCGACCTCTTCCCAGCTGAAATTGCCGTCGGCCGACAGCGTGTGGGGCGTCGGCGCGATCCGTTCCCGGCAGACAGCGATCAGATCGCCCGCGCCGCAGATCATGCAGGTGGTGGTGCCGCAGATCTGGACATGTGCGATGCGGCCGACCGGATGCAGCTGGAACATGAAATAGAAGGTCGCAACCTCAAGCGCGCGGATGAAGGACATCCCCAGCAGCTCGGCGCAGTATTCGATGGCCGGACGGCTCAGCCAGCCTTCCTGTTCCTGCGCGCGCCACAGCACCGGAATGATGGCGGACTGCTGGCGGCCCTCGGGATATTTGGTCATCTGCGCGCGCGCCCATTCGAGATTGCGGGGCGT encodes the following:
- the nuoE gene encoding NADH-quinone oxidoreductase subunit NuoE — protein: MLRRLSPVQPDDFAFTPRNLEWARAQMTKYPEGRQQSAIIPVLWRAQEQEGWLSRPAIEYCAELLGMSFIRALEVATFYFMFQLHPVGRIAHVQICGTTTCMICGAGDLIAVCRERIAPTPHTLSADGNFSWEEVECLGACTNAPMVQIGKDYYEDLTAQKLAALIDALVAGQLPVPGPQNGRFSSEALGGATALTATERSEDYNASAARAVRLRDTVKRIDGGEVPILTPWAQRPEQAEPGAPENEPEPSAGRLVDATGITVQEAAGTSAGRPPSMREPAGQPADARTTE